CGTGGGCATGCATTTCCTCTGCGCGCCGCCGGAGGTCCGGGTGCCCGGCTTCACCCGCGCCGTGATCACCACCGTGCTGTCGTGGCTCTTCGCCGACCCCGGCACCGATCGCGTCGTGGTCGAGCCGGACGTGCGCAACCGCGCCGTGCAGGCGCTCAACGCGGCGGTCGGCTTCGAGGTGGTCGGCCCGGTCGCCAAGCCGGAGAAGACCGCCCTGTTGAGCATCTGCACCCGCCCGCAGTTCCTGGCCGCGACCACCGAAGGAGCATCCGCGTGAGCATCCGCGATCTGGTCAGTCACCTGCGTCCGCAGACCTGGGAACAGGCCAACCGGCGGCTGGTGTGCAAGGCCCTGGCCGAGTTCGCCCACGAGCGGCTGCTCACCCCCGAACCGGACGCCCCGGCGGCCGACCCCGATCCCGCCGGCCGGCGGTGGTACACCGTCACCGGTGACTGCCCGCAGGTGCGGTACCGGTTCACCGCCCGGGTGCGGACCCTGGAGCACTGGGACATCGACCCGGCCAGCATCACCCGCCACCGGGGCGACGAGTCGCTGCCGGTGGACGCCGTCGACCTCTGCCTCGACCTGCGCGAGGCGCTCGGCCTCAGCGACCGGATCATGCCGGTGTACCTGGAGGAGATCAGCTCCACCCTGGCCGGCATCGCGTACAAGCTGGACCGTCCGCTGCCGAGCGCGGCGAAGCTGATCGACGCCGATTTCCAGGTCATCGAGACCTCGATGACCGAGGGGCATCCCTGTTTCGTGGCCAACAACGGCCGGCTCGGCTTCGGCGTCGACGAGTACCACAGGTACGCCCCGGAGGCGGCCCGGCCGGTGCGGCTGGTCTGGGTGGCCGCGCACCGCGACCACTCGACCTTCAGTTGCGCCGCCGACCTGGACTACGACCGGCTGGTCCGCGCCGAACTGAGCGAGGCCACCCGCGCCGCCTTCGCCGCCACGATGGCCGGGTACGGCCTGGACCTGGCCGACTACCACCTCATCCCGGTGCACCCCTGGCAGTGGTCGCACAAGCTGGCCGTCACCTTCGCCGGTGAGCTGGCCCGCCGCCGGCTGGTCTGCCTCGGCGAGGGGCCCGACGAGTACCTCGCCCAGCAGTCCATCCGCACCTTCTTCAACGTCAGCCAGCCGGCGCGGCACTACGTCAAGACCGCGCTCTCCGTGCTGAACATGGGCTTCATGCGGGGGCTCTCCGCGGCGTACATGGCGGCCACCCCGGCCATCAACGACTGGTTGGCCGACCTGATCGGCGCCGACGAGGTGTTCCGGCACACCGGCCTGACGATCATCCGGGAGCGGGCCGCCGTCGGCTACCGGCACCGGCAGTACGAGGCCGCCACCGACCGCTACTCGCCGTACCGCAAGATGCTTGCCGCGCTCTGGCGGGAGAGCCCGGTGCCCGGCCTGGCTCCCGGCGAACGGCTGGCCACCATGGCGTCGCTGCTGCACGTGGACGCCGACGGCCGCTGCGTCGCCGCCGAGTTGATCGCGGCCTCCGGGCTGGCGCCGGCGCAGTGGCTGCGCCGCTACCTGAACGCCTACCTCACCCCGCTGCTGCACGCCTTCTACGCCTACGACCTGGCGTTCATGCCGCACGGTGAGAACGTCATCCTGGTGCTGCGCGACCACGCCGTCGAGCGAGTGATCTTCAAGGACATCGCCGAGGAGATCGTGGTGATGAGCGCCGAGGTGTCCCTGCCGCCGGCGGTCGAGCGGATCCGGGCCGAGGTGCCGGAGGACATGAAGCTGCTCTCCATCTTCACCGACGTCTTCGACTGCTTCTTCCGGTTCCTCGGCGCGCTCCTGGCCGACCAGGGCGTGGCCGACGAGGAGACCTTCTGGCGTGCGGTGGCCGACTGCGCCACCGAGTACGCCGACCGGGTGCCCCACCTGGCCGACCGGCTGGCCCGCTACGACCTGTTCGCCCCCGAGTTCGCGCTCTCCTGCCTCAACCGGCTGCAACTGCGCGACAACCAGCAGATGGTCGACCTGGCCGACCCGTCCGCCGCGCTGCAACTCGTCGGCGCGCTGACCAACCCGATCGCCCGTCACACGCCGTCCTGACCCCGCGCCGCGCGCTCGCCACACACCGTCCCCACCCCCGCGCCGCGCGCCCGCCACACCGTCCCCACCCCGTGCCGCGCGCCCGGCCGGCACCGTCCCGGCGCTGGCGCCGCGCGCCCGGCCGGCGGGTGCGGTGCGGGTCAGTCCCGGGCCAGGTCGGCGAGGTCGCGTGCCAGCAGTTGGGCCAGCAGGGTGTGCCGGCCCGGATCGTTTTCCGGGGTGATGCCCCGGCTGGGCATCTCCACGGTCATCAGCAGGTGCAGGTGCATCCGGTAGAGCGCCAACCGGCGGCGCACCCCGTCGTCGAAGACCAGCGGGGTGCCGGTGGCGTCGGCGTACCCGCGCAGGAACGGGTGCTGCGGCTCGTCCT
This DNA window, taken from Micromonospora sp. FIMYZ51, encodes the following:
- a CDS encoding IucA/IucC family siderophore biosynthesis protein, which produces MSIRDLVSHLRPQTWEQANRRLVCKALAEFAHERLLTPEPDAPAADPDPAGRRWYTVTGDCPQVRYRFTARVRTLEHWDIDPASITRHRGDESLPVDAVDLCLDLREALGLSDRIMPVYLEEISSTLAGIAYKLDRPLPSAAKLIDADFQVIETSMTEGHPCFVANNGRLGFGVDEYHRYAPEAARPVRLVWVAAHRDHSTFSCAADLDYDRLVRAELSEATRAAFAATMAGYGLDLADYHLIPVHPWQWSHKLAVTFAGELARRRLVCLGEGPDEYLAQQSIRTFFNVSQPARHYVKTALSVLNMGFMRGLSAAYMAATPAINDWLADLIGADEVFRHTGLTIIRERAAVGYRHRQYEAATDRYSPYRKMLAALWRESPVPGLAPGERLATMASLLHVDADGRCVAAELIAASGLAPAQWLRRYLNAYLTPLLHAFYAYDLAFMPHGENVILVLRDHAVERVIFKDIAEEIVVMSAEVSLPPAVERIRAEVPEDMKLLSIFTDVFDCFFRFLGALLADQGVADEETFWRAVADCATEYADRVPHLADRLARYDLFAPEFALSCLNRLQLRDNQQMVDLADPSAALQLVGALTNPIARHTPS